In one Novosphingopyxis iocasae genomic region, the following are encoded:
- a CDS encoding HAD family hydrolase, producing the protein MPPITTAIFDIGHVLFQWDPRFLFEKLIDDPEELDWFLDNVVTKDWHFQADAGRPLAQMLKERIAEFPDHEKLIRAYAERWNETVPGPISGSHEIVRELSGRGVPLYAITNFGHEFWAGFRPEQPIFDLFADILVSGTEKLMKPDAAIYALAIERFGVDPAASLFIDDRIENVRAAEAAGMHGHVFQDAETLRAELERVELL; encoded by the coding sequence ATGCCGCCCATCACCACCGCCATCTTCGACATCGGCCATGTGCTGTTCCAGTGGGACCCGCGGTTCCTTTTCGAAAAGCTGATCGACGATCCCGAGGAGCTGGACTGGTTTCTCGATAATGTCGTCACGAAAGACTGGCATTTCCAGGCGGATGCCGGCCGCCCGCTGGCGCAGATGCTGAAAGAGCGGATCGCCGAATTTCCCGACCATGAGAAACTGATTCGCGCTTATGCGGAACGCTGGAACGAAACGGTGCCCGGCCCCATTTCCGGCAGCCATGAAATCGTCCGCGAACTGTCAGGGCGAGGCGTCCCGCTCTATGCGATCACCAATTTCGGGCATGAATTCTGGGCGGGCTTCCGGCCGGAACAACCGATCTTCGATCTGTTCGCGGACATCCTGGTTTCGGGCACCGAGAAGCTGATGAAGCCGGACGCCGCAATCTACGCGCTGGCGATCGAACGATTCGGGGTCGATCCTGCGGCGAGCCTGTTCATCGATGATCGCATCGAAAACGTCCGCGCGGCCGAGGCGGCGGGCATGCACGGCCATGTCTTCCAGGACGCCGAAACGCTGCGCGCGGAACTGGAGCGGGTGGAGCTGCTCTGA
- the purE gene encoding 5-(carboxyamino)imidazole ribonucleotide mutase, whose translation MSQEPAIGIIMGSQSDWPTMQAASRILDELGIPYEARIVSAHRTPDRLYDYAKSAEGRGLRAIIAGAGGAAHLPGMAAAMTRVPVLGVPVQSRALDGMDSLLSIVQMPGGVPVATFAIGEAGAKNAALFAAAMLATTDEALAARLDDFREKQTQSVTEVPK comes from the coding sequence ATGAGCCAGGAACCGGCGATCGGAATCATCATGGGCAGCCAGTCTGACTGGCCGACCATGCAGGCAGCCTCCCGCATTCTGGATGAGCTCGGTATTCCCTACGAAGCGCGCATCGTTTCGGCCCATCGCACGCCGGACCGGCTCTATGACTATGCAAAGTCCGCCGAGGGGCGCGGTCTCAGGGCGATCATCGCGGGCGCGGGCGGCGCGGCGCATCTGCCTGGCATGGCTGCAGCGATGACGCGGGTGCCGGTGTTGGGCGTTCCGGTACAATCGCGCGCCCTGGACGGCATGGATAGCCTTTTGTCGATCGTGCAGATGCCCGGCGGCGTGCCCGTCGCCACCTTCGCGATCGGTGAGGCAGGCGCGAAGAACGCGGCGTTGTTTGCCGCCGCCATGCTCGCCACCACGGACGAGGCGCTGGCCGCACGGCTTGACGATTTCCGCGAGAAGCAGACCCAGAGCGTAACCGAGGTACCCAAGTGA
- the gpmA gene encoding 2,3-diphosphoglycerate-dependent phosphoglycerate mutase — MPKLILLRHGQSEWNLQNRFTGWWDVDVTDKGVEEARAAGRLMRDKGIDPDICFTSLQTRAIKTLHLALEEMDRLWLPEIKDWRLNERHYGGLTGLDKDEMRERHGEEQVHIWRRSFDTPPPELEAGSEYDLSADPRYADITVPTTESLKLTIERVLPYWNETIVPELKAGRIVLISAHGNSLRALVKHLSNIPDDEITSLEIPTGQPIVYELDDQLAEVERYYLKDR; from the coding sequence ATGCCCAAACTCATCCTGCTGCGCCACGGCCAGTCCGAATGGAATTTGCAGAACCGCTTCACCGGATGGTGGGACGTGGATGTGACCGACAAGGGCGTCGAGGAAGCGCGCGCGGCCGGACGGTTGATGCGCGACAAGGGCATCGATCCGGACATCTGCTTCACCTCGCTCCAGACCCGCGCGATCAAAACACTGCATCTGGCGCTGGAAGAGATGGACCGCCTGTGGCTGCCGGAAATCAAGGACTGGCGCCTGAACGAGCGGCATTATGGCGGCCTGACCGGCCTCGACAAGGACGAGATGCGCGAACGCCATGGCGAAGAGCAGGTGCATATCTGGCGCCGCAGCTTCGATACGCCGCCGCCCGAGCTGGAGGCGGGCAGCGAATATGATCTGTCCGCCGATCCGCGCTATGCGGACATCACGGTGCCGACGACGGAAAGCCTGAAGCTGACCATCGAGCGCGTGCTGCCTTACTGGAACGAGACCATCGTACCGGAACTCAAGGCCGGCCGCATCGTGCTGATCAGCGCCCACGGCAATTCGCTGCGCGCGCTGGTGAAGCATCTCTCCAACATCCCGGACGATGAGATCACGAGCCTCGAAATCCCGACCGGTCAACCGATCGTCTACGAACTCGACGACCAACTGGCCGAGGTGGAGCGCTATTATCTGAAAGACCGGTAA
- a CDS encoding bifunctional riboflavin kinase/FAD synthetase translates to MAIPRFYADAPLPEHMRGAIIALGNFDGFHQGHQAVAGEAIRWARAEGRPAIIATFDPHPVRLFKPDTPPFRLTTLDQRQRLFGAAGADGMLVFAFDKTLAATSAEDFARALLANHLGASGIVTGEDFTFGKGREGKAPMLGTLASDLGLRGRIVRPVQSGDAVVSSSRIREALKSGNPQIAAKLLTRPFTIEGVVQHGAKEGRKLGFPTANLDLGNYLRPAYGIYAVRGRLADGRVLDGAANVGIRPSYEPPVELLEPYFFQFSGDLYGQTIAVELHDFLRSEQKFDDLEALKRQMAADCDEARTRLADAPAG, encoded by the coding sequence ATGGCGATCCCGCGCTTTTACGCCGATGCGCCGTTGCCCGAGCATATGCGCGGTGCCATCATCGCGCTCGGCAATTTCGATGGGTTTCATCAAGGCCATCAGGCAGTTGCCGGAGAGGCGATTCGCTGGGCGCGCGCAGAAGGCCGCCCTGCGATCATCGCCACGTTCGATCCGCATCCGGTGCGCCTCTTCAAACCGGACACGCCGCCCTTTCGCCTAACCACGCTCGACCAGCGCCAGCGTCTCTTCGGAGCGGCAGGCGCGGACGGCATGCTGGTATTCGCCTTCGACAAGACGCTGGCCGCGACCAGTGCGGAGGATTTTGCGCGCGCCCTTCTGGCGAACCACCTTGGCGCATCGGGCATCGTGACGGGTGAGGACTTTACCTTCGGCAAGGGCCGTGAGGGTAAAGCGCCGATGCTGGGCACCCTCGCCAGTGATCTGGGCCTGCGCGGCCGCATTGTGCGTCCGGTGCAAAGCGGTGATGCGGTGGTATCTTCCAGCCGCATTCGCGAGGCGCTGAAATCCGGCAATCCGCAAATCGCCGCCAAACTGCTGACGCGCCCATTCACGATCGAGGGCGTGGTGCAGCACGGGGCGAAGGAAGGCCGCAAGCTCGGCTTTCCCACCGCCAATCTTGACCTCGGCAATTATCTGCGCCCCGCTTACGGGATTTACGCGGTCCGCGGGCGCCTTGCCGACGGGCGCGTGCTGGACGGCGCAGCCAATGTCGGCATTCGCCCGAGCTACGAACCGCCGGTGGAGCTACTGGAGCCCTATTTCTTTCAGTTCTCCGGCGACCTCTACGGCCAAACCATCGCGGTCGAGCTGCACGACTTCCTGCGCTCCGAACAAAAGTTCGACGATCTGGAGGCCCTGAAACGCCAGATGGCAGCGGATTGCGACGAAGCGCGCACGCGGCTGGCGGATGCACCGGCCGGTTAG
- the pyk gene encoding pyruvate kinase, with amino-acid sequence MSDHTQPRTRKIRILATLGPASESAEAIEALHRAGADAFRINMSHGAQEDKKKLFDHIRALEEKTGRPTTILADLQGPKLRIGTFADGKIVLKEGEPFTLDRLDEAGTQTRVKLPHKEIFEALAKGDRLLLDDGKIALRITEAGPDRIDTTVEVGGPLSNRKGVNVPDVAIPMSALTDKDRSDLAYALDQGADWIALSFVQRPEDVAEARRLIGKRAALLAKIEKPSAIGRLEEILELSDGVMVARGDLGVELPPEAVPTLQKRIVATARAMGKPVVVATQMLESMIQAPTPTRAEVSDVATAVYDGADAIMLSAETAVGDFAIEAVSIMDRIATSVESDPGYADRVHFTETRPDSTTSDAIAASSSSIADTISVSCIACFTNSGSSARRISRERPSAPLMVLTPQRETARRVGLLWGAYAVVTRDVSSFEEMIAKSKRMALRHGFGGAGERLIVIAGVPFGTPGSTNLLHVVTLKGDELKGR; translated from the coding sequence ATGTCCGATCATACCCAGCCCCGCACCCGCAAGATCCGCATCCTCGCCACGCTCGGCCCGGCCAGCGAAAGTGCCGAGGCGATCGAAGCGCTCCACCGCGCGGGCGCCGATGCCTTCCGGATCAATATGAGCCACGGCGCGCAGGAAGATAAGAAAAAGCTGTTCGATCACATCCGCGCGCTGGAGGAAAAGACCGGGCGGCCGACCACTATCCTCGCCGATCTGCAGGGCCCGAAGTTGCGCATCGGCACCTTTGCGGACGGCAAGATCGTGCTGAAAGAAGGCGAGCCCTTCACGCTGGACCGGCTGGATGAAGCGGGCACGCAGACGCGGGTGAAGCTGCCGCACAAGGAAATCTTCGAAGCGCTGGCCAAAGGCGACCGGCTGCTGCTGGACGACGGCAAGATCGCGCTGCGGATCACCGAGGCCGGGCCGGACCGGATCGATACGACGGTGGAAGTCGGCGGGCCGCTGTCCAACCGCAAGGGCGTGAACGTGCCCGATGTGGCGATCCCGATGAGCGCGCTGACCGACAAGGATCGTTCGGACCTGGCTTATGCGCTGGATCAGGGCGCGGACTGGATCGCGCTCAGCTTCGTGCAGCGGCCCGAGGACGTGGCCGAGGCGCGCCGCCTGATCGGCAAGCGCGCCGCACTGCTGGCCAAGATCGAAAAGCCTTCGGCCATCGGACGGCTGGAGGAAATCCTGGAGCTGTCCGACGGTGTGATGGTGGCGCGCGGCGATCTGGGTGTGGAACTGCCGCCCGAAGCCGTGCCTACGCTGCAGAAGCGCATCGTCGCCACCGCGCGCGCCATGGGCAAGCCGGTGGTGGTCGCCACGCAGATGCTCGAATCGATGATCCAGGCGCCTACCCCGACGCGGGCCGAAGTCTCGGACGTCGCCACCGCGGTCTATGACGGCGCGGACGCGATCATGCTTTCGGCCGAAACCGCGGTGGGCGATTTTGCCATCGAGGCGGTTTCGATCATGGACCGCATCGCCACCAGCGTGGAGAGCGATCCGGGCTATGCCGATCGCGTGCACTTCACTGAAACGCGGCCCGATTCGACGACGTCGGACGCCATTGCCGCCTCATCCAGCTCGATCGCGGACACCATTTCGGTTTCCTGCATCGCCTGCTTCACCAATTCCGGCTCCAGCGCGCGGCGCATCTCGCGCGAGCGCCCGTCCGCCCCGCTGATGGTGCTGACCCCGCAGCGCGAAACCGCGCGGCGCGTCGGCCTGCTCTGGGGCGCCTATGCCGTCGTCACCCGTGACGTTTCCAGCTTCGAGGAGATGATCGCGAAATCCAAGCGCATGGCTCTGCGCCATGGCTTCGGCGGGGCGGGCGAGCGGTTGATCGTGATTGCCGGCGTTCCCTTCGGCACGCCGGGCAGCACGAACCTGCTGCACGTTGTGACGCTGAAGGGCGATGAGCTGAAGGGGCGGTGA
- the dxs gene encoding 1-deoxy-D-xylulose-5-phosphate synthase: MTEQTHSPRPETPLLDTVDTPKDLRKLKPDQLRQLCDELRAEMIDAVSVTGGHLGAGLGVVELTAAIHYVFNTPHDRLIFDVGHQCYPHKILTGRRDRIRTLRQGGGLSGFTKRSESEYDPFGAAHSSTSISAALGFAVANKLGERPEKAIAVIGDGAMSAGMAYEAMNNAAQAGNRLIVILNDNDMSIAPPVGGLSAYLARLISSSEYLGLRSLAKKMTSKLSRRVHKGLARAEEYTRGMVTGGTLFEELGFYYVGPIDGHNLDHLIPVLENVRDAEEGPILIHVVTQKGKGYGPAEASADKYHGVSKFDVVTGKQDKGKGGGPPTYTNVFAQALIAEAEKDNRICAITGAMPGGTGVDKFAAAFPDRSFDVGIAEQHAVTFAAGLAAQGMKPFAAIYSTFLQRAYDQVVHDVAIQNLPVRFAIDRAGLVGDDGQTHAGSFDIAYLATLPNMVVMAAADEAELVHMVHTAAAYDDGPIAFRYPRGAGTGVKLPETPEKLEIGKGRLVREGKKVAILSLGTRLAEALKAADTLDAKGLSTTVADMRFAKPLDNELIRKLMASHEVCITIEEGAVGGLGAHVLTMASDEGLTDTGLKVRTMRLPDIFQDQDKPDRQYAEAGLMAPDIVETVLKALRHNSANMEEAGARA, translated from the coding sequence ATGACGGAACAAACCCATTCACCGCGGCCCGAGACGCCGCTTCTCGACACGGTCGATACACCGAAGGATCTGCGCAAGCTGAAGCCGGACCAGCTTCGTCAGTTGTGCGATGAGTTGCGGGCCGAAATGATCGATGCAGTCTCGGTCACCGGAGGCCATCTCGGTGCAGGCCTTGGCGTGGTCGAGCTGACCGCCGCGATCCATTATGTGTTCAACACGCCCCATGATCGGCTGATCTTCGACGTCGGGCATCAATGCTATCCGCACAAGATCCTGACCGGCCGGCGCGACCGCATTCGCACGCTGCGTCAGGGCGGTGGGCTCAGCGGTTTCACGAAGCGCTCCGAAAGCGAATATGATCCCTTCGGCGCGGCGCACAGCTCCACGTCCATCTCCGCCGCGCTCGGTTTCGCGGTGGCCAACAAGCTGGGCGAGCGGCCGGAGAAAGCGATTGCGGTAATCGGCGACGGCGCGATGAGTGCAGGCATGGCCTATGAGGCGATGAACAACGCCGCGCAGGCCGGTAACCGGCTGATCGTGATCCTGAACGATAACGACATGTCGATCGCTCCCCCGGTGGGCGGCCTCAGCGCCTATCTGGCGCGGCTGATCTCCTCATCCGAATATCTCGGCCTGCGCAGCCTCGCCAAGAAGATGACATCCAAGCTTTCGCGCCGGGTCCACAAGGGCCTCGCCCGGGCGGAGGAATATACCCGCGGCATGGTGACCGGCGGTACGCTGTTCGAGGAGCTGGGCTTCTATTATGTCGGCCCGATCGACGGGCACAATCTCGATCATCTGATCCCCGTGCTGGAAAATGTGCGCGATGCCGAAGAAGGCCCGATCCTGATTCATGTCGTGACGCAGAAGGGCAAGGGCTACGGCCCGGCCGAAGCGTCTGCGGACAAATATCATGGCGTCTCGAAATTCGACGTCGTCACAGGCAAGCAGGACAAAGGCAAGGGCGGCGGCCCGCCGACCTACACCAATGTGTTCGCTCAGGCGCTGATCGCCGAGGCGGAAAAGGACAATCGCATCTGCGCGATCACCGGCGCGATGCCCGGCGGCACCGGCGTGGACAAGTTCGCCGCCGCCTTCCCGGATCGCAGCTTCGACGTCGGTATCGCCGAACAGCACGCCGTTACCTTTGCCGCCGGTCTTGCCGCGCAAGGGATGAAGCCGTTCGCCGCGATCTACTCCACTTTCCTGCAACGCGCCTATGATCAGGTGGTGCACGATGTGGCGATCCAAAACCTGCCGGTGCGTTTCGCGATCGACCGTGCCGGGTTGGTAGGGGACGACGGACAGACCCATGCGGGTAGCTTCGACATCGCCTATCTCGCCACGCTGCCAAACATGGTGGTGATGGCCGCCGCGGATGAGGCGGAGCTGGTCCACATGGTCCACACCGCCGCCGCCTATGACGATGGGCCCATCGCCTTCCGCTATCCGCGCGGTGCGGGTACGGGTGTAAAGCTGCCGGAAACCCCGGAGAAGCTGGAGATCGGAAAAGGCCGCCTCGTGCGCGAGGGCAAGAAGGTCGCGATCCTATCGCTGGGCACTCGCCTCGCCGAAGCGCTGAAGGCTGCCGATACGCTGGACGCCAAGGGCCTCAGCACTACGGTGGCGGACATGCGGTTCGCCAAACCGCTCGACAACGAACTGATCCGCAAGCTGATGGCGAGCCATGAGGTCTGCATCACGATCGAGGAAGGTGCCGTCGGCGGCCTCGGCGCACATGTGCTTACGATGGCGAGCGACGAGGGGCTAACCGACACCGGCCTCAAGGTGCGCACGATGCGCCTGCCCGATATCTTCCAGGATCAGGACAAGCCCGATCGGCAATATGCCGAGGCGGGCCTGATGGCGCCGGACATCGTGGAAACGGTGCTGAAAGCGCTGCGCCACAACAGCGCCAATATGGAAGAGGCGGGCGCGCGCGCCTGA
- the ykgO gene encoding type B 50S ribosomal protein L36: MKIRNSLKSLKGRHRDNRVIRRRGRVYVINKTNRRFKARQG, encoded by the coding sequence ATGAAGATCCGCAATTCGCTGAAGTCGCTCAAGGGCCGTCATCGCGACAATCGCGTGATCCGTCGCCGTGGGCGCGTGTACGTCATCAACAAGACCAACCGTCGCTTCAAGGCCCGCCAGGGCTGA
- a CDS encoding DUF3035 domain-containing protein: MRKSLAILGGALLASGLSACGGGGLFDRDRPDEFAVSRNAPLVIPPDYALEPPQPGAAPVQGSTDQEQVLDALFGGPAPRSPVERAVNQQAGDAELGIRSEVGDPQTNVVKKGSVTQDIIAAPEGDGQYAQSGINATTVPATAAETNDASDPSVPEGYEPAPSPN, from the coding sequence ATGCGTAAATCGCTCGCGATCCTTGGCGGCGCGCTTCTGGCCAGCGGCCTTTCGGCCTGCGGCGGCGGCGGCCTGTTCGACCGCGACCGGCCGGACGAGTTTGCCGTTTCGCGCAACGCCCCGCTGGTGATCCCGCCGGATTACGCGCTCGAGCCGCCGCAGCCCGGCGCCGCGCCGGTCCAGGGCAGCACGGATCAGGAGCAGGTTCTCGATGCGCTGTTCGGCGGCCCCGCGCCGCGCTCGCCGGTCGAGCGGGCGGTGAATCAGCAGGCAGGCGATGCCGAGCTGGGCATTCGCAGCGAAGTGGGCGATCCGCAGACCAATGTGGTGAAGAAGGGTTCGGTCACGCAGGACATCATTGCCGCGCCGGAAGGCGACGGCCAATATGCGCAGTCCGGCATCAACGCCACCACGGTTCCTGCGACCGCGGCGGAAACGAACGATGCCAGCGATCCGTCGGTACCCGAAGGTTACGAACCGGCCCCCTCACCCAATTGA
- a CDS encoding DUF1244 domain-containing protein: MTESTEQSARPQPSDAAIAATFERLLAHLRHRTDVQNVDVMGTAGFCRNCLADWLMEADGSLSKEEAREYVYGMPYGDYKDRHQTPASEEQLQRMKESVAKNA, from the coding sequence ATGACCGAGAGCACCGAACAATCCGCCCGTCCGCAGCCCAGTGACGCCGCCATCGCCGCCACTTTCGAACGGCTGCTCGCGCATTTGCGCCACCGCACCGACGTGCAGAATGTCGATGTGATGGGCACCGCCGGCTTCTGCCGCAATTGCCTGGCCGACTGGCTGATGGAAGCGGACGGGTCGCTCAGTAAGGAAGAGGCGCGCGAATATGTCTACGGCATGCCCTATGGCGACTATAAGGACCGCCATCAGACGCCCGCGAGCGAGGAGCAGCTCCAGCGCATGAAGGAAAGCGTGGCGAAGAACGCTTAG
- the lspA gene encoding signal peptidase II: protein MTRTKIYGLVLAAFVVLLDQAVKYAMIVPLSLQSKGTIYLLPVFNLTWAENRGVSMGMFQAGTDAQRWGLVALTGILALAVLIWMWRERRTGDILALGLVLGGAVGNIIDRARFGFVVDYADFHIGGIRPFFIFNLADACITIGVLILLARALLMREKPAQTNSENVHA, encoded by the coding sequence ATGACGCGAACCAAGATTTACGGGCTGGTACTGGCCGCGTTCGTCGTGCTGCTCGATCAGGCGGTGAAATATGCGATGATCGTGCCGCTCTCCTTGCAGAGCAAGGGCACCATCTATCTGTTGCCGGTGTTCAATCTCACCTGGGCGGAGAATCGCGGCGTTTCGATGGGCATGTTCCAGGCGGGCACCGATGCGCAGCGCTGGGGGCTCGTCGCGCTGACCGGAATTCTTGCGCTTGCGGTTCTGATCTGGATGTGGCGCGAGCGCCGCACGGGGGACATCCTGGCACTCGGCCTCGTCCTCGGCGGCGCGGTCGGCAATATTATCGATCGGGCCCGCTTCGGATTCGTCGTCGATTATGCCGATTTTCATATCGGCGGCATCCGTCCCTTCTTCATCTTCAACCTGGCCGATGCGTGCATCACCATCGGCGTCCTGATACTGCTTGCCCGCGCGCTGCTCATGCGCGAGAAGCCAGCCCAGACAAATTCGGAGAATGTCCATGCGTAA
- a CDS encoding 5-(carboxyamino)imidazole ribonucleotide synthase, whose amino-acid sequence MLAVAAAQLGYRCHVYAPEGRAVAADVAAQRTTASFEDQDALSRFTDVCDIVTYEFENVPTAPLAALNLGDKVRPGIKALDIAQSRIAEKTFFRDLGARTAPFAFVDSAESLQAAIADIGAPAILKTDRFGYDGKGQARIMAPGEAGHAWKSIGERPAVLEGFVDFQAEFSVVTVRSADGEVRFWDSTRNEHEDGILRRSLWPAGDAVTTQIDAARDIARKAIEAMDAVGVLTFEFFATKDGPVVNECAPRVHNSGHWTIEGAVTSQFENHIRAITGLPLGDCGVVGTRIEMANLIGDEIEDGNAILSDPAAHLHHYGKVEARPGRKMGHVTKLYF is encoded by the coding sequence ATGCTTGCGGTAGCTGCGGCGCAGCTCGGCTATCGCTGCCATGTCTATGCGCCGGAAGGTCGCGCCGTGGCCGCCGATGTCGCGGCGCAGCGCACCACCGCCTCTTTCGAGGACCAGGATGCGCTATCTCGTTTTACGGATGTGTGCGACATCGTTACCTATGAGTTCGAGAATGTACCGACCGCGCCGCTCGCCGCGCTGAACCTTGGCGACAAGGTGCGTCCCGGCATCAAGGCACTCGACATCGCACAGAGCCGCATCGCGGAGAAAACTTTCTTCCGCGATCTTGGGGCGCGCACTGCGCCTTTCGCTTTTGTCGACAGCGCTGAGTCCCTCCAAGCCGCGATCGCGGACATCGGCGCCCCTGCGATCTTGAAGACGGACCGTTTCGGTTATGACGGCAAGGGTCAGGCGCGGATCATGGCGCCCGGCGAAGCAGGCCATGCTTGGAAATCGATTGGCGAGCGGCCCGCGGTTCTGGAGGGCTTCGTCGATTTCCAGGCGGAATTTTCGGTGGTCACGGTGCGCAGCGCGGACGGCGAAGTGCGCTTCTGGGACTCCACCCGCAACGAACATGAAGACGGCATCCTGCGCCGCTCGCTCTGGCCGGCGGGCGATGCCGTGACAACGCAAATCGACGCCGCCCGCGACATCGCGCGCAAGGCGATCGAGGCGATGGACGCAGTGGGCGTGCTCACCTTCGAATTCTTCGCCACGAAGGATGGACCGGTCGTCAACGAATGCGCGCCGCGCGTCCACAATAGCGGCCATTGGACGATAGAGGGCGCGGTGACGAGCCAGTTCGAAAATCATATCCGCGCGATCACCGGCCTGCCGCTCGGCGACTGCGGCGTGGTCGGCACCCGCATCGAAATGGCGAACCTGATCGGCGATGAAATTGAAGACGGCAATGCCATCCTCTCCGATCCGGCAGCGCATCTGCACCATTACGGCAAGGTCGAAGCGCGGCCCGGCCGGAAGATGGGCCATGTCACCAAGCTATATTTTTGA
- a CDS encoding dihydrofolate reductase, with amino-acid sequence MNHPEIIFVLARADNGVIGADGDMPWHLPADLRHFKQVTGEKPMIMGRKTFDSLPVALPGRRHIVMTRNEDWSDEDAEVVHSPEAALAAANAPHVAVIGGAEIFAIFRDRADKIELTEIHAEPEGDTFVPAFTADEWTETAREPHPAEGGRPAFDFVTLVRK; translated from the coding sequence ATGAACCATCCCGAAATCATCTTCGTCCTCGCCAGAGCCGACAATGGCGTGATCGGTGCCGATGGCGACATGCCTTGGCATCTGCCCGCGGATCTGCGTCACTTCAAACAGGTGACCGGCGAAAAGCCCATGATCATGGGCCGCAAGACGTTCGACAGCCTGCCCGTCGCCCTGCCCGGCCGCCGTCACATCGTGATGACCCGCAACGAGGACTGGTCGGATGAGGACGCGGAGGTGGTGCACTCCCCGGAAGCGGCGCTTGCCGCCGCCAATGCGCCGCATGTGGCCGTTATTGGCGGCGCGGAAATTTTCGCGATCTTCCGCGACCGCGCCGACAAGATCGAACTGACCGAAATTCATGCCGAGCCGGAGGGCGACACCTTCGTCCCTGCCTTCACAGCAGACGAATGGACCGAGACCGCGCGCGAACCGCACCCGGCCGAAGGGGGCCGCCCGGCATTTGATTTCGTCACGCTCGTTCGGAAATAG
- a CDS encoding M14 family metallopeptidase: MTLQITSAFDSGNIIVESINGDSASLRIAKDHQSDFYQWFHFRVTCEPGTTLKLAITDLADSAYPGGWQNYDAAVTEDRMEWLRAPSSWDKDAGTLTIQWECESGSAWFAYFAPYSYERHQNLVADAASCEGVTYRQLGTTGDGRPVDCLEMGEGEKQVWLYARQHPGESMAEWWMEGALAKLTDPADPHARLLRQKCRIHVVPNMNPDGSVRGHLRTNGKGVNLNREWHEPSEERSPEILCVRNAMDESGVDFAMDVHGDEAIAAVFLAGFEGIENWTDELGDKFYRYQDLLSQRTPDFQKELGYPKSKPGTANLTISTNQIAQRFGAVSMTLEMPFKDNQFLPDKQRGWSPERCIRLADDCLAVLAEMIDEI; this comes from the coding sequence ATGACCTTACAGATCACGTCCGCGTTCGACAGCGGCAACATCATCGTCGAATCCATCAATGGCGACAGCGCGAGCCTTCGCATCGCCAAGGACCATCAGTCCGATTTCTACCAGTGGTTTCATTTCCGCGTGACCTGCGAGCCGGGCACCACACTGAAACTCGCGATCACCGATCTGGCCGACAGCGCCTATCCGGGCGGGTGGCAGAATTACGACGCGGCGGTGACCGAAGACCGCATGGAGTGGCTGCGTGCGCCCAGCAGCTGGGACAAGGACGCCGGCACGCTCACCATCCAGTGGGAATGCGAAAGCGGCAGCGCCTGGTTCGCCTATTTTGCGCCCTATAGCTATGAGCGGCACCAGAATCTCGTCGCCGACGCGGCCTCCTGCGAAGGCGTGACCTATCGCCAGCTCGGCACCACCGGCGACGGTCGCCCGGTCGATTGCCTGGAAATGGGCGAAGGGGAAAAGCAGGTCTGGCTTTATGCGCGCCAGCACCCGGGCGAATCGATGGCGGAATGGTGGATGGAAGGCGCGCTTGCTAAATTGACCGACCCCGCAGATCCTCACGCGCGGCTGCTGCGCCAGAAGTGCCGCATCCATGTCGTACCGAACATGAACCCGGACGGCAGCGTGCGCGGCCATTTGCGCACCAACGGTAAGGGCGTGAACCTGAACCGCGAATGGCATGAGCCGAGCGAGGAGCGGAGCCCGGAAATTCTGTGCGTCCGGAACGCGATGGACGAAAGCGGCGTCGATTTCGCGATGGACGTTCACGGCGACGAAGCGATTGCCGCCGTATTTCTGGCCGGGTTCGAAGGCATCGAAAACTGGACCGACGAGCTTGGCGACAAATTCTATCGCTATCAGGATCTGCTTAGCCAGCGCACGCCCGATTTCCAGAAGGAACTCGGCTACCCCAAATCGAAGCCCGGCACCGCCAATCTGACGATCAGCACCAACCAGATCGCCCAGCGCTTCGGCGCGGTGTCGATGACGCTGGAAATGCCGTTCAAGGACAACCAGTTCCTGCCCGACAAGCAGCGCGGCTGGAGCCCGGAACGCTGCATCCGCCTGGCCGACGATTGTCTCGCCGTGCTGGCGGAAATGATCGACGAGATTTGA